The Candidatus Desulfovibrio trichonymphae region GGTGTAACCCATGATGAAGTCATGTCCTGTAGCTGCCTGCCACAGACCGTCAATCCCTTGCCAGAAGCATGCCAGAACACAGGCCCAGACAAGACGGTGTATATCTTTTTCTTCCCGTACGCATTCCATGGCAATAAAAGGCAGGATAAAACCCTTGTTGACACCGGTGCCTGCGTGCAGCAGGGAATCAAGGGGGTGTTCCGACAAAACCACGCCGATGGCTGCCATAAGCCACAGACAGTAAAAAAGCGGACGCGCTGTGAGCCGCGCGAGCACGCTTTGTCGCCATGCGCGGCGGTAGTACAGCAGCAAAAAAACAAAACAGACAGGCGGTATGACCTCGCGCGCGCCGTAGCTTATGGGAAAGGATGCCAGCGAAAGCCAGAATGACCAGAAAAGACAAAAAAACCAGCATTCGGCAGGGTCATGTTCATACAGCACAATGAGCCGCGACCTGACGGACGCGGCCCGCTCTGTAACAGTTTCAGGCAATATGCGATGCAGGTTCACGGCCGCGCGCTGTTCTGATGTTCTTGTTTGATTTTTGACTTAGTCTGGTGAGGCCTATTCCCTCTGGACAGTTCCTTGAAAACACTGTCCACACACTGCAAATCTGTGAGCGGCGCGCTCTGTTCTTCGTGCATCACGGATATGAGCAGAAAGATAAGGATGCCAAGAAACGACAACAAAAGCATACTACCCCGCGCAAAGAGACCTTTTTCGCGAATAAGCACAATCAGGCATCCCTAAGATTTCGTCTGATTTGACTTCAGACAGATTATCCAAAAATTCACGGTGTTCGTCGGTGTCCACGATAGATCCTTGTCCCGGGATGCACAGGCGAGAATAAAATACTATGGGTTGCCGCCGTGGCAATCTATAAAAAGACAGAACAAGAAAACAGCCATTCATGGTAAGAGCGTTACACCACTTTGTTCAGCGCGTATTCAATAATGCCTTGCGCGCCGGCGTTGCGTAAAAGCGGAATCAAATCGCGCACAGCGGCGCTTTGCACCACGGTTTCCACTGAAAGCCATTGCGCGTCGCGCAACGGCGCGACCGTGGGGGAATTGAGCGAGGGCAACATTTGCAGGATGGCGTCAAGCTGCGCGGTCGGCGCGTTCATTTTGAGAGCCACCAGATTTTCGGCTCGCAGCGCGCCCTGGAGGAGCAGGTTTAACTGCTCGATCTTGGTTCTTTTGCGCATGTCCTGCCAAGCTTTTTTATTGGCGATCAACACGGGAAAAGAAACCATGACTTCGGCGATAACGCGCAGACCGTGCGCGCGGATTGTCGAGCCGGTTTCGGTGACCTCCACAATGCCGTCGGCAAGCCCTTCCACAACTTTGGCTTCCGTGGCGCCCCAGGAATAAAAAACATCCACGTCAACGCCCTGACCGGCGAAATAGCGACGGGTCAGATCTTCCAGTTCCGTTGCTATGCGTTTGCCCTGCAGGTCACGCGATTTCTGATAAGACGAATCGCCGGCGACAGCCAGCACCCAGCGGCAGGACCGGTTGGATGACTTGGAATACACAATGTCTGCCACGCGCTCCACCTGACAGTCATGGCCTCGTTCACAAAGCCAGTCCAGGCCGGTGATACCCGCGTCAAGCACCCCGGCCGCCACATAACCGCCTATTTCCTGTGCGCGGCAGAGGGATGCAGCGATTTCCGGGTCATTGATGTCAGGGAAATAATTACGGCTGTGTTGGCGTATTTTCCAGCCAGCGCGTTCAAAAAGATTGATGGTGGCCGCTTCAAGCGACCCCTTGGGCACGCCCAGTTTGATGATCGGTTGTGTGGGCTCGTTCATGGCAGTTTCCCTTAGCAGGTGAAGATTCACTGTTCATAAACCAGTTTGGGGTCAAAAATTTGCGGCGAACAGAGCCTGCATGTCCCGTTTTCCCATTCCCGGTAAAAACAGGAACGCCGCCCTGTGTGGCAGGCCGCTCCGCCCTTTTGTTCAATGCGCAGCAGCACCGTGTCGTTGTCGCAGTCAATGCGCAGGGCGCGCACTTTTTGCACAAGACCGGAGCTTTCGCCCTTGCGCCAGAGTTGCCCGCGGCTGCGGCTCCAGTAGTGTGCTTCGCCTGTTTCGAGCGTCTTGCGCCAAGCCTTTTCATTCATATAGGCGAGCATAAGCACTTCATCCGTGGCCGCGTCCTGCACAATAGCCGGGATAAGGCCTTTGCTGAAATCGGGCGTAAAATTACAGTCGCCTGTAGAAGCTGACATGCTTTTCTCCTTGCCCTGATTGCCCTGCAGGGGGGAGTAAATCTATCTGCAATTATGCTCTGTTGCAAGTCTGGGACACTGATTCTTCTTCATTTTTCTTAATGAAGGAAACAAACAGGAAAGTCTGAATTTTTATAGAGATTAAACATTTTGATTATGAGATGACTTGTATTTCACTTTAGATATCTGCAAAAACATACTTTTTATTTCCATTTGAAAGAGTGTGAATTTCGTTTTAACCATAGGCAAGATGACATTATTCCCTCTCAGCCAGGCATGACTCTATATAAATTCTATCTACCAGGAGCACCGTCATGTACACACGGCGCATTATGCTGGCCACCGGCAACGCCGATAAAGTCTCGGAGCTTGCCGCCATGCTGGGCACGGCAATGAAAGTTCTGGGCATTTCGGCCTTCCCCCACATCGGGGAGATAAAGGAAACTGGCAGCACATTTGAGGAAAATGCGCTCATCAAGGCGCGTCATGTTGCCGGCATAACCGGTCTTGTCAGCCTGGCTGACGATTCCGGCATTGTAGTGGATGTGCTTGCCGGTGCGCCTGGCGTTTATTCGGCGCGCTACGCCGACGACTGGGAAGCTAAGCCCGGCGAGAACCGGGATGCACGCAATATGCGAAAATTGCTGCACATGATGGCCGCCGTGCCCGAAGTCCGCCGCTCGTGCCGTTTTGTGTCTTGTATAGCCGCCGTGCGGCCTGACGGGACTGAAATGACCATACGCGGAGAGTGGGAAGGCCGTGTGCTGACAGCGCCGCGCGGAGAAAACGGCTTTGGCTATGATCCTATTTTCCTTGACGCTGTGCTGAACAAAACGGCCGCCGAATTATCGCGGGATGAAAAAAACGCCCGCAGCCACCGCGGCAAGGCGTTGCGCGGGCTTTTGACTCGTCTGCCGACGTTTATGGCCGTTGGATGAACCTCCTTCAGATTAGAAGCCATCTCAAAATCAAATTTGAGTTTAATCTCGAAAATATCCAGGCTTTCGACTGATCATAATAATATATTGATATTGATAAATAAAGGGCGCTCCAGCGACGCTCAAACGCGCAATATCTGAACCGGTGGCAGATATCCATGCTGAAGTATCATCAGGACGTTTCAGCGTATATGGGAAAGCAGCTCTTGCGGCCGCGAGAGCAAAAGCCGGGCGCCGTGCCGGTGGAGTTCTTCTTCCCTGCGAAACCCCCAAAGCGCGCCGACAGGAACCATGCCGGCATGTACGGCGGTATCCATATCCACGCTGCTGTCCCCAAGAAAAAACACCGTCTCAGGAGCAAGACTCAGGCTGCGCGCCATGTCAAGGGCCACGGCCGGGTCAGGTTTGGCGACGCGGTCAGGCAGACTGCCCTGTACGCGGACAAAGGGAATGCCGGGGAAAAAATGGGCCACGGTTTCCAGCGCGAAATCGTGAGGCTTGTTTGTGAGCACAAAAAGGGGGATGCCCTTCGCACGCAGTCCATCAAGCAGTTCGTCCAGACCCGCATAAGGCCGGGTTTTTCTGGCCCAGTATCGCCCGTACTCTTCCCCCACTTTTTGCAGCATGCGGGTGACAAGCGTTTCGTCCGTCCCCTCCGGTGCCGCGCGACGAACAAGGGCGACCATGCCGTCACCCACAAAACAACGATACAACTCCACAGGATGCGTGGGCAGGCCAAAAGCTGCCAGCGCGGCGTTGACGGAGTCGGCGAGGTCATCCAGACTGTTGATGAGCGTGCCGTCCAGATCAAAAATAACGGCGGAACAAGGCAGAAGCATATACCCTCTGCTGCTCAACGGCTGGCCATGTGCACCGCGCTGACGCTGGCGCACAATTCACGGACAAGAACGTCCATAACATACTCGGGAACTCCCGCATTGAACCTGATCTCACGCCGGGAAAGCAACGCAAGGCGCATCCGGCTTTCTGCCACGGCATTACGGTTGGAAATATTTTGCAAATTTTTCCGGCCTGATGTCGGCACACGCCGCTGCACAAGAAGCACATCCGTCAACAGGGTCGTAGCACCGGTTCCGCTTAGACGCGACGTCCCGCCGTATCCCTCATTCACCATCGCGCGCAGACTGTCCGGCTCTGCCGCCCCCACAGCTAGCACGGTAGGGTGCACAATATACCCGGCTTTGCTGGGGTTGCTTGTCACGCTGAAGCCGCTTTCCGCAAGACTTGTTTCCAGTTTGGCGCGAAGGCCGAAAACCATATCGCTTTTGTCACGTACATTCACATACACCACACCGGCGATATCAGCGTTGACGTCAGGCGGTACAAACCCTCCACTGCGCAGCACTTCAATGCCTGCGGTCGCGTCGCCTCTTTTGTGCACACAAGCGCTGAACGCCGCCAGAGTAACAAAGGCAACAAACAAAAGCAGCAGGCCGGCAAAAAAATGGCTGCTGAAAAAAAAGCGCATGGACTGTCCTTATTTTTTAAACATTACCCCAAATCACAACACCTGTCCAGCAACACTGATTTGGAGTGATTCACTTTCGCAATGATTTAACATTAGTGTCTAATGGCTAAAATTTTAATTATTATGATATTCGTCCCTGAACAGGATGCACGATGAGTAAAGTTTCCCGCTTGATTCCTTGTGATGCTGACACGCTTGTGCTCCTTGAAGAACTTACAGTGCGTCGGACAGCGCTATCCGGCACGGTCCAGATGGATTGGATAGTGTTGGCCCGAATAGCGAACAAGACAGTGCAACGCATCCGTAAGCGTCTCCATACCAGTGCAACTACAGAACACAGCACCCACAAGCGGCATGAAGCTTGGCTTGAAAAACATCACGGTGACAAGCGCAAGCCGGCTCAATACGGTGACAAGCGCAAGCCGGCTCAATATGGTGCCGGTCATATGGAACGCTTC contains the following coding sequences:
- the hisI gene encoding phosphoribosyl-AMP cyclohydrolase, translating into MSASTGDCNFTPDFSKGLIPAIVQDAATDEVLMLAYMNEKAWRKTLETGEAHYWSRSRGQLWRKGESSGLVQKVRALRIDCDNDTVLLRIEQKGGAACHTGRRSCFYREWENGTCRLCSPQIFDPKLVYEQ
- a CDS encoding HAD family hydrolase, with translation MLLPCSAVIFDLDGTLINSLDDLADSVNAALAAFGLPTHPVELYRCFVGDGMVALVRRAAPEGTDETLVTRMLQKVGEEYGRYWARKTRPYAGLDELLDGLRAKGIPLFVLTNKPHDFALETVAHFFPGIPFVRVQGSLPDRVAKPDPAVALDMARSLSLAPETVFFLGDSSVDMDTAVHAGMVPVGALWGFRREEELHRHGARLLLSRPQELLSHIR
- the traT gene encoding complement resistance protein TraT translates to MRFFFSSHFFAGLLLLFVAFVTLAAFSACVHKRGDATAGIEVLRSGGFVPPDVNADIAGVVYVNVRDKSDMVFGLRAKLETSLAESGFSVTSNPSKAGYIVHPTVLAVGAAEPDSLRAMVNEGYGGTSRLSGTGATTLLTDVLLVQRRVPTSGRKNLQNISNRNAVAESRMRLALLSRREIRFNAGVPEYVMDVLVRELCASVSAVHMASR
- the rdgB gene encoding RdgB/HAM1 family non-canonical purine NTP pyrophosphatase; this translates as MYTRRIMLATGNADKVSELAAMLGTAMKVLGISAFPHIGEIKETGSTFEENALIKARHVAGITGLVSLADDSGIVVDVLAGAPGVYSARYADDWEAKPGENRDARNMRKLLHMMAAVPEVRRSCRFVSCIAAVRPDGTEMTIRGEWEGRVLTAPRGENGFGYDPIFLDAVLNKTAAELSRDEKNARSHRGKALRGLLTRLPTFMAVG
- the hisG gene encoding ATP phosphoribosyltransferase, coding for MNEPTQPIIKLGVPKGSLEAATINLFERAGWKIRQHSRNYFPDINDPEIAASLCRAQEIGGYVAAGVLDAGITGLDWLCERGHDCQVERVADIVYSKSSNRSCRWVLAVAGDSSYQKSRDLQGKRIATELEDLTRRYFAGQGVDVDVFYSWGATEAKVVEGLADGIVEVTETGSTIRAHGLRVIAEVMVSFPVLIANKKAWQDMRKRTKIEQLNLLLQGALRAENLVALKMNAPTAQLDAILQMLPSLNSPTVAPLRDAQWLSVETVVQSAAVRDLIPLLRNAGAQGIIEYALNKVV